From one Pseudoliparis swirei isolate HS2019 ecotype Mariana Trench chromosome 5, NWPU_hadal_v1, whole genome shotgun sequence genomic stretch:
- the uts2d gene encoding urotensin 2 domain containing, which yields MDRVTVVNYCLGLLGLLLLQGVLNVEGRSIFNPGNHVYNLKEDTDPQSKILALLLHKSLVPVEKDDPLGLELANKLAELEELRALREDLELERDITANLAEGKSMTKKRGEPCFWKYCV from the exons ATGGATAGGGTTACAGTGGTGAACTACTGCTTAGGACTCCTGGGTTTGTTACTACTGCAGGGAGTGCTAAATGTGGAGGGACGGAGCATATTTAACCCAG GAAACCATGTTTATAATCTGAAAGAAGACACCGATCCTCAGAGCAAGATTCTAGCGCTGTTGCTACACAAGAGCTTAGTTCCTGTTGAAAAGGATGACCCGCTAG GTCTGGAGCTGGCCAATAAACTAGCTGAATTAGAGGAG CTGCGTGCGCTGAGGGAGgacctggagctggagagggaTATCACAGCCAATTTGGCAGAAGGCAAATCCATGACTAAGAAGAGGGGCGAAC CTTGCTTCTGGAAGTACTGCGTCTGA